A DNA window from Mya arenaria isolate MELC-2E11 chromosome 17, ASM2691426v1 contains the following coding sequences:
- the LOC128223348 gene encoding probable methyltransferase-like protein 24, which translates to MPKKHHFGLDIVEKFFGEYPTPDHHFKPNIYFGSEEWTFDETIQITLFSRYINSLQVLCKDVIRVGSLSAGGKEICIDEQYKPKPPCLVYSFGINNQFDFDEDINRLFGCDVFCFDPSMKTKSFRKADQIWFYNWGLGGENTRNELGWQIKTVDVIRKELNHTNRPIDILKIDIEGDEWYSIPQMISSGALDDVKQISMETHFISKTPGGQLWGSHPIPPADELYTLRLLYDEGFRICMRERNLYSKMTWPGFNNSITNVNKLSLIKSMK; encoded by the exons ATGCCCAAAaagcaccatttcggactagatatTGTTGAAAAGTTCTTTGGGGAGTACCCCACCCCTGATCaccactttaaaccaaatatatatttcggtTCTGAGGAATGG ACATTCGATGAAACAATACAGATAACATTGTTTTCCAGGTACATCAACAGTCTACAAGTGTTGTGTAAAGATGTGATTCGGGTCGGAAGTCTGTCGGCCGGAGGAAAGGAAATCTGCATTGATGAACAATACAAACCAAAGCCTCCATGTCTAGTGTATTCGTTTGG aataaatAACCAGTTTGACTTCGATGAAGATATCAACAGACTGTTTGGGTGTGATGTATTCTGCTTTGATCCGAG TATGAAAACGAAGAGCTTTCGGAAGGCAGACCAAATCTGGTTCTACAACTGGGGACTAGGTGGAGAAAATACACGCAATGAGTTAGGGTGGCAGATAAAAACAGTGGATGTAATTAGAAAGGAGCTAAatcatacaaat AGGCCTATCGACATATTAAAGATTGACATAGAAGGGGATGAGTGGTACAGTATTCCACAGATGATCTCATCCGGGGCTCTTGATGACGTCAAACAGATTTCCATGGAAACACACTTCATTTCCAAAACGCCAGGAGGACAGTTATGGGGCAGCCATCCCATACCTCCAGCTGACGAGTTATATACTTTAAGACTTTTGTATGATGAGGGATTTCGAATTTGCATGAGGGAAAGAAATTTGTATAGTAAGATGACGTGGCCAGGTTTTAATAATAGCATtacaaatgtcaataaattatctttaatcaaatccatgaaataa